The genomic stretch GCGTGCGTTCCTAAGAATTTCCTGGAAGTGCTTCACAGCGTTTCTGTGGAGACAGTCGTGTATCATAAGAGGATGAAAGAGATTCACAGAATCTGCTTGCACGAACTCTGCAGGGACTTCTGCGACCTTCCTTATTAAAGGGTTGCCGACAAGGACATGGTGCAGCGTTTTCTTCTCCAGGCTTTTGTCCAGAAAGTCCAGTAAATCCCGCAGCCTGTGTTCTAGATGGCTGGGTTCCCACTGCGAGGGGTCTCTGATCAGAAGAAGATGCATGAGGGCCATTTTGAAATGGGAGTCTTTGAGTTCGCTGCCTCCTGTTAGCAACGTCTGTCTCCTGTGAAGAAAAAGTGCAATTTCAAGTGTTTGATTGAAGCACGAGTTCACAGGCAGGTATCTTGTCATCTGTTTAAAGAAACGCTCCTCGTAGCCCTCCAGGGACAATGTCCAGATGGTGTccgagctgctggtggtgtgagACCTAAAGAAGTACGTGTCGGTGTTGAATTTCACCACCGGATTCATTGTGAAGTTCACCACCTTCCCTGATCTAAATCGAACCCGTAGAGCACCCGGGGTGTCGACGTAGCCAATATTCACTTCAAACTGGTATCTGTGTGAAATGATTTCCCACGCTTGCTTGATGGTGCTCTGAAACCATTTGGTGACCTGTGATTTTGACAGGAGGGAATCCTTGGTGGAGAGGCTGCCGCAAACGTCGGAACGTTTCGCATCCCAGTGCAGCAGACAAAGTACCTCCTCCGCATGAGACGACTGAcagtggcagcagctctggctcAGAGTTTCCACCAGTTTGATCTGACCGCACACCTGCATGTCCAGTTGGTCCTTCAGGAGGAAACACTGGAATCTATAAGGCTCTAGTGGAGTAAAGGGGACGATAATATTCCGTACGTTGTCCATCTGAAAGCCCTCGATCGCCACGCCGCCACTTCTGTCGCAGACGGAGCGCATGACTTCCAACAGGTCATTCACGAATCCTTCTAAAAAAGCGATTTCCCAGATCCTCTTTACAGATAAGCCACGGATACATCTGGAATGGAATTGCTGCAGAGTCTTGCTGTCAGGAAGCGCCACTTCACAAGCAGGGTGCGTCGCCAGGACGGGCGGAATCTGGTGTTGAAAAGCTCTTCTGAGGTACTTCCTAACAATGTGAATCATGGAAAGGATGGAGAATGTGTTCCATAGGCACCAGAGGTCACCCCATTCCCCAGCAGCAATGGCCTCTTTGGAGCTGGTCGCGTGATGTTTTTGGCGCCGGGAACCGTCTGTGCTTCCCGATTGATTCGGACTTAATGAAACATCTTCTCTCATTGGTGCTTGGACAGCCCGGGAGGTCTCCTGATTCACATTCGTTTGGACGTGTTGGCCTTCTTTGAGGTTGTCGCGATCACCACCTTTTTCTGGTTTGGAGACGCTCGCATCATGGCTGCATGGCTGATGAGTCACTTCCTGAATGACAGGTGCCATTTTGTGGTGCGGCTGAGCTCCGTCTCTCCGAAGCTCTTTGCCATCTTGCATGTTTATTGTAGTGACGTCCTCCAGTTCCTCCAGCCCGGGGTCATCGCACAGATACAAGAGACTCAGAGCCACAACAAACACTCGCAGCAGCATTTCTGTCCGCCTGTGAACGGGGCAGAAAGCACCGATTGTAATGTTATTTACAGTCACACCCTGAAATATGCGTAATGAAGGTAAACGTAGAAACGCTGAACAACACTTCCGCTTGCGAACGTCGCAAAGATGTAAGACAAGCAAAGAAGCGGCTCCCTGAAAGGCATCGCACGGCGTGATCACAGCCCAGCAAACAAATGACTCCACCTTCCACTGCCACGgctaaaaatatcaaaaagtACGCACCAGACAAAGCGAATCTCTGAGTGCTGCAGTGTTCCAGGTCTTGAatgaaggtttaaaaaaaagaggaaccaGGGGACCAACCTTGCACAGTATCTGCGATCTCTTCCTATTTTAGATGTTGTGAAGGTCGTTTGTCGCGACTTATTTCCTGCacaactgctgctctgctgtgacaCTTTCCTGTGCAACGTGCAGATAGCACAGGCTTCCTGTACGCATCCAGTCTCCACCATTCATGGTTTATCTGCATATCCAGAACCGCCTGAAAGGAACAGTTCACACTGAATAATTTACTGGCAGGATATCATGGTGCCAGAGCCAGCAAAAGTCCACATACTGTACTACTGAATGGGTAGAAACAAGGTGGAAAATAGTTTGAACAGTCAAGCAAAGcccatttcttttctctccttgtGGGCTTCTAACTGGTTTGTCGAGCTCTGCCTCTTTTGTAGACTGGTTACAGTGGTGTACAAACACTCTCTTTGCTCTGTTCTAAGATTAAATTATCATTAATACATGTGAGGGCTGCTCTGCATTATTTGTCCAACTTTATGGGATGGAAATAGCTTCACCCTTCACCTCTTAGGCAACAACCAAATTTTGCAGCCAATGCCGCACACGTTTGACTAGCTTGAGGTTACTTTTGCATGTCCACAGAGGTGTGGCTACAGAGGGAAGAACGCTTGATCACAAAGGTTCAGACCAGAGGAGAACTTGTCAATGGTTAGATGTTATTAGGAATGTCAGGAAGGCGTGAGTGAGCGCCGCTGCGTTTGCTTCTCAGAACGCGACGGCCCGAAAACCTTCTGTTGTGTCACGCTGAACAAAAGTGAAGGGAGGGGCGTGATGACAGACGGCGTGGTCAGGTCTGAACATCAGCGCAGAGCTCCAGAATCACCCTTCAGTCAGGTGGAGGAGCAACAATGGCTGATAATGCCACCGAGAACTGCGCCTCATCTACTCTGGACCTCATCCTTCTCTGATTTTCACTTTTATTCCCCACTATTAAGAAAATAGGTAAGTCTGACAGCTTGACTATAgggtctgtctgcctgtctctctctctgtctgcctgcctgtctgcctgtctgtctctctgtctgtctgtctgtctgtctgactgtctatTCATGCCTGTTTGCTTATTACCTATTCAGTGTCACTATCACATCTAACGTGACTGCTGGATTTTGTAAAGAATAAATCATCATTTGACAGTGATTAATGTtatatttaattacattttctagGGGATGTGATTAGAAAGTCAAGCAGGAGATGGTCCTTACTGAACTTTTTAAACAGTTTGCCCAATTTCTCTCTGCCTTACATAAAAAAATGATCCACTGTGTTCTTTTCACAGGTTAAATTCCCTCTCGCCTGCATATCCTCCACAATCACCCAACATGGATAAGTTTCGGATGATGTTCCAGTTCCTCCAGTCCAACCAGGAATCTTTTATGAATGGGATTTGTGGTATTATGGCTCTGGCTAGCGCACAGATGTACTCGGCCTTTGAGTTTAGCTGTCCCTGTATGCCAGAATATAACTACTCCTATGGGATCGGACTGCTTATTATTCCACCTATATGGTTCTTTATGTTGGGGTTTGTACTAAACAACAACGTGTCAGTGCTGGCGGAAGAGTGGCACAGGCCCATGGGGAAACGGACAAAGGACACGTCTGTCCTCCGCTACATGTTTTGTTCTATCACGCAGAGGTCCTTAATAGCTCCGGCCGTTTGGGTCTCAGTCACTCTGATGGACGGGAAGAGCTTCGTCTGTGCTTTTAGCATCAACCTGGATATCGACAGGTTCGGGAACGCCACTCTCTGGAAGGAAATGTCAGAGACGGAGAGGATCAGGCTGCTGGCAAAGATACCTTGCAAAGATCTCATTGTGAACCAGGAAATAAGAGTGGCAGCATCACAGTACATCAAGTGTATTTCACAGGTAATTTGAATTTCCCGTAATGGTGAGAGGCTGATCGATGTGATTTACATGGTAGTTTCATACCAGGTCGTGGGTGGGAGGTTTTAGGTTGCCAACAAGGTTGCCAAACCCTCAGCAACACCATCACGTGGGACGTACAGCTATAGTCTGATCAAGATCCTGTCCACAAAGTTGCTTTTACGCTCTATGTTTTCAGTATTTTTGAAATCTCAGAACCGTGCAGGGATTGATCAGCGCGATCCAACGCTGGGATACTTTCAAAAGGCAGTTTTCATCTTAGAAAATATGATGACAAAGCAAATCTAAATGTTCTGTTGAGTTATATTTCCCCATCCGGCTCCAGCTTTGCATTTAAAGctgatcccccccacccaccctccaccccaTCTTATTAGAGGAAAAGATAAGCTCACAAATGTATTATTCATGGTACTGGGACCTATTTCAACACATCCAGGAACACCCACACACTTATTTGGATCTTTGATCAGCCGAAGGGCAATTACACAGCCTTAAAACTAAGGTCTCTGAAAGGTCTGTTGGTGTTCTGGGGTTTTTTAATGAGCTGTGAAGCTGACAAGAAGCTCCGAGATCCTGTTTCAATCACAGTTGCAGAGGCAATTTCAGCGTTATTAAGATTTACAACTGCTTCTCATTTTTAAGGAACACAATATATCTGCTCTATATGTTTATATTTTACAGGCCTGTGGATGGACGTTTCTGCTCCTGATGACTTTCGCCGCCTTCCTGATCCGTGCCATTCGACCCTGCTTCACACAAGCCGCCTTCCTCAAGACCAAATACTGGTCTCACTACATCGACATCGAGCGCAAGATGTTTGATGAGACCTGCAAGGAGCACGCCAAGAGTTTTGCCAAGGTGTGCATCCACCAGTACTTCGAGAACATCAGCGGGGAGATGCGCAGCTTCCATCACAATCGCTCCGGTAAGGACGAGAGCGACGACGAAGACGACCACAAGAGGAGCGATGAGGAAAAGCTCCTCGGCATCAGGGCCCAGGATGATATGAATAAGGTTTTATGGAACTGGCACTCCTGTAAGCCGGCTCTGGCTCTGAGAAAGGACCAAATGGACGTTGGAAAGAATGGCAAGGTGAACGGAGAGATCAACGGTGCCGTGAATGGGCCCGTGAATGGACACACCCATGGTACGGAGAAAAGGGAATGGGCAGTGTATTATAGTAAAGTCTGAAGAGATCAAGACACAGCTCCCGTCATTCAAGAGTTTCAGGGGTGAAACACAAAGATAACTTGAGATTTTCTAACTTGTTGGCATGTCTGGACGTGCAACATCCAATCACCATCAGTCCATTGCAAGGACAGCGCAATGTTAAATAATTGTGACATTCACACAAAAGAAGCTTATTTGATCGTCCCAGTGTAATGGTACCATGTGTTGATtagttttaatgtatttatgaCATGGAAGAGATGTTACGGGACCATGGAAACGAGCTCTTAATGATAATGTGAGGCACCCAGAAGAGGAAACCAAAAATACctgctgtgtttttttaagtGACTTATTATgacttgtttttttaaccaaaacaaAGTTATATTTGCATCCATTAAACACAGTTATGCTAGCTGTCGTAAACTGAATTTACAGTGCTCCAACACATGATACAGTTTACAATTATGCTCCAACTACCACTTACGCACAATGAGATAAAGTAACAGTCGCGGGGTCCGGGGCCCAGGCTGTTGGATACCGGTGCTATCGGTTTCCCAGGTCATCTGAAACTGATACATTTGGGTTGCTAGTGGATCTGAGCCACCAACCCACAGTCAGCGTGGCCAGACATCTTCAATTGCCGCCTTTAATGGGTTTGATATCTGCCTCCTGAGCTTCCTCTTAGCATTTGCACTTTACAGGCAGATTCGGGCTCACAATCTTAGAATATGATTTATGTAAAAACAAAAGGTTTTGGCAGCCAAAGAAATTTGCATGTCATTTGGAAAACAAGGTCGGCATTTGCATTCCTCTTTTTCTATCTCGGTGCTCAGTTTTGTCCATGGAAGTGAAAGGAATTGCGTGTCAACAAATCAGCACTGGAAAAATAAGATATCTATATCGAGGTATTTGCAAGTATCCACTGACGGATATTTCCCAGGAAAGGAGTATCAGGCACAGAGTTAGGCGACTGTGGAGACCTCGTTCGGAAAATGGCACCATTTGATTGTGAAGCAGAACAGATCGCAATAGATGGACACCAGCCCGAGCTGTTATCACAATTCCAATAAAACACAGAGATgctatcttgttagcatgttagctgttatgttagcatgttagctccTGAGACCCTCCACACACGGGGCATTAAAGGGAGTGTTTACTCGGGCGAACCAGCTTTTCCTCAGTATTCAGCAGCGGTGACATCACTACAacgtgggagggggggtaaatGAGTATGGCACGGGTCCCACTGAAGCCTCTCcaactccccctccctccccccctggTGGGGCAGCACTCCCCTTGACCGTGTCACCCCCTCACACTAGCCCAGCAGCTGTTCTCTCCCTCACTGaacgggctgctgctgctgtgtgtgtgtgtgtgtgtgtgtgtgtgtgtgtgtgtgtgtgtgtgtgtgtgtgtgtgtgtgtgtgagggggtggtggggggagtCTGGGCCATTTTCTCTTTTGCTCTACCACATTTTCCATTAGTCAGATTTCCTTTCATGTCAGTTCTTTCTTCGGATCTCTTTGTCCCCctctcagacacaaacacacggacagacacacacaaacactccttTTCCCATCTACCTGCCTCACACTTCCTCGGAGCGAGGGACACGGCATTTATATTTAGATGAGTCAAATCAAACGTAAGGAGAAAACAGCCTCAGCTCTAAAAATACAGTGAATGGAGGACAGGGTGCAGGAGGCTCCTTTTCTGACCTCCACTTCACACAGACGGCTCTGTTTTGGTTGTCAGGACATCAGTGTTGCGCATGCTACCGACCAAGACCTCCCTTGACTTTGCTGCAAATGTTTCtcttgtctccctctctccctccctccctcacacactcgcacagacacacactcagacgaGCATGCTAGCAGGCGCCCCATTCGCCGGCGCCTGGCTCATTCTGCCGTCCTTCTGTCTGTGGATTGGAGGACTTGGGCAGCGAAGGAGggctgatggagaggagagttGCGAGGCAAAACGGCTGGTCACATGAGCAGAGATCTGTTTACAAACCCAAGGCAGAGCAGAGcaagggaggaagggaaaaagcaaaactgcagcttctctctgagCACCAGGAAGGAATGGAAGAGGAAGCAGGGAAGCCCGTCATCACAAAGCCAGCTGAAGGTGGGACAGGTTACATGCAATATATGCGGACACTCCTGCGCACACACTGCCTTtgtctctgattttttttttctcaattgAAGGAGCAGATGGTTAGAGGGAGAGTAGGATCCCcccaacgcacacacactcacactaacacacactcagcaacaAACTACCAAACCCAGCGACAGGACTTGTTGTCAACTGCATGGAGCCATCTccactttgtttgggcttcggAGGGAAATACATCCTTGCTGTTCACCCTGAGGAGGAATACCCACAGCGAGATCAGGGGTCTgggagaggagacaacagagggGAGGCGAGCTGGATGAGACTTGTGACAATCCTCTGTTAGAAGAAGCTGCTTTGTGAGGAAAAAGGAAGCACTGATGCCAGACGATTACCTTTGGTGGTCCAGGACTGTCAGTTTTGACGGTGGCCATCAACGAATTTTGTGAGGTGTTGAGAAAGAGGCCCCATCCTGCTGTAAATGTGAGTATTTCCCGTTGCCAAGCAGCCTGTTATTTCTGACTTAGTAAAAttgagtgggttttttttctgaataacAGCTCTTGAATGACACATGTCACCTCTAATATACAACCACGTCTTCTCATCAagatttctttgtctttctctctctcagttgTGATGACATCATTCTCTTTGGGATTCACGAGCACATGAAGCCACCAGTCCTGGTCCAGACCCAGTTCCAAATCTCTCAATCCTTGCACAGGGTGGTTAATCCAGATTTGGGAATGCTGGGCAGCATGGACTGCTGACACAACAAAAGTACACCTCCCAAGGATTTGTGGAGAAAATCTGGAAAAAACCTTAATGGTTGCTCTCAGAGGGTGCAACACGACCAAACAAAAGGGTGATCCAGCTGCCGCGGAAGGCCTCGCTGTCTGAATCCAGCTCTAACCCTTACTCTTGGCTCCTCTCCAGCCTCTTCCTGACAGGGTTTGAATTCACTGCCGCTGACCCGGGAGTGAAATTTCATGCAACTATTCCAATGGTGTAACGGTAAGCTAATCATTTCTCTACGATAAACAGGAGCCTGCTTAACTTATTAACTTATTAACAAAGTGTTTAGCCCCGGACTGCTGGCGTGTACTTGTGATATAGGAAACCAGTAGGAGGGGCCTCTGCTAAGATGCCCCATTCAAGGTCACGTTTGTTTGACAGTTAAAACATTCTAACCCTAAAACCTCTTTCGATGTGTTCCTGCTTTGTGACGGCCTCGTGATGCTGCAGTCTAGGTTACCAGGTCTAGGTAAAGCCGCGCTTCCTATTATGCTTCCCTGGGTCTTCCCGACACTAAATCTCTGTAAATCCCCCAACCCCCCAGCCATTTTAACTTGTCCAACCCCAGGACCCCCTGCAGGGTGCAAGCTGCACTCATTCATTCCCTTGAAAGGGAGACACATGGACATTTGGGGGCTGGCAAAGAGCATCCCAGCTGCAAATTAATAGGGACGCGGGTGGTTCGTGGAAGTGGGGCTTCCTCTGCTTTTGTCTTACCAAATGGTCTTTCAGTCCCCAGAGTGCATCCAATTTAATATACACCCCCACTCCGTGCcaccggacacacacacatgcaggcacacacactgaATACATGCAGACAGACCGACCAGCCCACTGTTCCATCCCCCGATgcattcacacccacacacacacacacgcgcgctggTGGAGTCTGGTGAACAGATGGCAGTTTGGCAGAAGTGCTGTCTGTCCACCATGTTTGTCTTATTTACAACCAATTAACGTTGAGTCCTATGAGCTCTTCAGTTGCCAACACAGCACCAGTCACATCCCCCTGGACACACATCCAAACAAAACAGCCAGTAGTTATGTGCGTCTATTTGTGTGCGCGCTCACATTTGGAACATATTAAGAACCAAAATTCTCATTTTACTGGCAAATTCGGGTCATTTTGCTgggccccacaacttcaaaggactgtttcaATGGTTAAGACGTGAGTTTAAagttagaattgggttttggTTAAAGTTATGGTAAGGGGTTATGGAGTTAGGATGGTTAAAGTTTGAGTGGGGAGGTGTGTAGTGTAGTACGTCTATGAAAGTCTCTGCAAAGATAGaaatgtctttgtgtgtgtgtgtgtgtgtgtgtgtgtgtgtgtgtgtgtatgtgtgttcagTTCAGCAGTATATACACTGATCAAGAGAATCTGTCTCCTGAATTGTTACATATATTTTTCCACCAACTTAAGTTTCTAAGTTTACAATCTGGAGTTGCTCTAGAAGAATTTTGCAGATTTGGTCGTAGTACTGGAAACAATAAAACCACAACTTGGTTTCAGTGGGCCTCTAATTTGACAAGAATGCTGTTTAAAAGAActggaaataaaacacaggctcatccaaataaaaaaaaaagaatccgaGGTTAACCCTTAAGAATGGATGCAAGATGTATGAAATTATACAGGGAGCGGTTTATCTGGCAAACAGCTCCGAGAAGTGATGGCTAACGCTGCATTCTGCCAATTCTTCCTGCTAGGATGCCTGTGTGCTTCACCTTCTTGGCGCTCGGAACACTACTGCAGCATGACGTCTGACATCTATCACCTTCCGCTCAATGTGTATGTCATTGTGCTGGGCATCGGCCTCTTTGTGTTCATGCTCAGCCTCATCTTCTGCTGTTACCTTTTCAGGTAGGTGAAGAGAAGCCGGAGCACGCTGCTCCAAACATCTTTGCGTTTACTATCCGATATCGTCACCGGTGCTTTTGCAACGTGTAAAACTTTTAACTGACAAgttgttgggtttgttttcttgtttgtcaCATGCCAATAAGCAGTCGGACATTCTGAGAACCTGTGCAGACAGTATCAAGTCAGGCAGCGAAGCATAGCGCGTCATTTTTACCGCTCCTACCTCGGCAGTCATTCCAGCAGTACAGACGCTGTCCGTCTGCCTTTTGCAGGTTGAAGCAACAAGGAACGCGGGAGCAGTTCAGCTATAACGAGGTATGTCGGCGCAGATGTCGCTCTGGGTGAACATGTAACACCAGCTTCAGAGTCAGGTTATAAATACTACTATAGTATTTCGCACTGTTACAGTCAACTGTGAAACCTGACACCAGCCTTTACAGATGACCTTGCCTCCATGTGCCATCACCTGCGCTCTCATTCAAAACCATTAGCCCGGTGGCTACGGGCGTGATGCAAGGCCGCTGACATCGTTTTCAGGTTCTGTGAAGGTTGACCCAACACTGCAACCAGGGCCGCCTGTGGTCAGATTTACTCACGAGGCCCCACTAACACAATGAACCATAAGAGAGCCTCCAGCAAGGTTAAAATGGTCTAAATACAAATTCTGTGTGTTAAGGTTCTCTGGTTCTCTATTTAGAGCCCACATTGGGGTGTGTCTCCCATCACCCTCTCTATAAACACTACAAGACCAGCCAGTAATGCCGTCTTTCATATTAAACATGCACGACTGTAGCTGTCGTTTCATACGTGCTGCAGCTACTGACAGGCAGACGCATACGTGGAGCACCACAGCATCTCCTCAACAGATCTGTCAGGCGGTCTAATCAGCGCCGCATCTAAAATTGTCGCTTTTGTAGGAAAAACAGCCACATACGGAGAATGGGAACACAATCTTCTCGATCTTTGCTTCTGTCTGAAGTCAGTTGGTGGGATTTGCCCACGAGGCCGCTAAAACCCAAAGGTCAGGTCCCAAGATGCTCTCACACTGTTGAGCAACCCTCAGGCGGTGCAGTAATGCGACAGACCCGAGAGCCCCTTCCTCTCACCTCTTCTTTGTTCAGTAACATGATGTCAGTGTCACTGATGTgggcgaccccccccccccccacgactgtGACACAGTGAAACACAGCTCGGCTCCACCTTTATCTACTTGTACAAGATTAGAATTGTGTTTATGTCCAGCATGTCTGCCAAGATAGCTACTGACAAGCTTCATGTCTTCTTCTTGTCCAACTCCCAGGTGGTGCTGAAGGGAGCGAGCAAGAAACTCAGCCTCCTTGGAGTAAGTGTCTGCTTTTACACACCATTCCTGCTCAATCATGCACAGCACAAAGGCCAGCGGGCCGGCTCTGATTGTCCCGTAACCAACTGGGAGGGTTTGGTCGGTCAAATCATCCAATTTCTGCTGTCAGACACAATGGAAAGGTGGTTGTGTAtctgaaatgaagtcatttgaCATGTCACTGTAACATGGCCACTAATGGAATTTGTGTCCCCAGTGATACaggattttttcttttattgctaAAACAGCTTTTTCAAAGCACCAA from Takifugu flavidus isolate HTHZ2018 chromosome 6, ASM371156v2, whole genome shotgun sequence encodes the following:
- the LOC130526652 gene encoding inositol 1,4,5-trisphosphate receptor-interacting protein isoform X2 translates to MVETGCVQEACAICTLHRKVSQQSSSCAGNKSRQTTFTTSKIGRDRRYCARRTEMLLRVFVVALSLLYLCDDPGLEELEDVTTINMQDGKELRRDGAQPHHKMAPVIQEVTHQPCSHDASVSKPEKGGDRDNLKEGQHVQTNVNQETSRAVQAPMREDVSLSPNQSGSTDGSRRQKHHATSSKEAIAAGEWGDLWCLWNTFSILSMIHIVRKYLRRAFQHQIPPVLATHPACEVALPDSKTLQQFHSRCIRGLSVKRIWEIAFLEGFVNDLLEVMRSVCDRSGGVAIEGFQMDNVRNIIVPFTPLEPYRFQCFLLKDQLDMQVCGQIKLVETLSQSCCHCQSSHAEEVLCLLHWDAKRSDVCGSLSTKDSLLSKSQVTKWFQSTIKQAWEIISHRYQFEVNIGYVDTPGALRVRFRSGKVVNFTMNPVVKFNTDTYFFRSHTTSSSDTIWTLSLEGYEERFFKQMTRYLPVNSCFNQTLEIALFLHRRQTLLTGGSELKDSHFKMALMHLLLIRDPSQWEPSHLEHRLRDLLDFLDKSLEKKTLHHVLVGNPLIRKVAEVPAEFVQADSVNLFHPLMIHDCLHRNAVKHFQEILRNARMLVDDYVHLCSGPMAQ
- the LOC130526652 gene encoding inositol 1,4,5-trisphosphate receptor-interacting protein isoform X1, encoding MVETGCVQEACAICTLHRKVSQQSSSCAGNKSRQTTFTTSKIGRDRRYCARLVPWFLFFLNLHSRPGTLQHSEIRFVWRTEMLLRVFVVALSLLYLCDDPGLEELEDVTTINMQDGKELRRDGAQPHHKMAPVIQEVTHQPCSHDASVSKPEKGGDRDNLKEGQHVQTNVNQETSRAVQAPMREDVSLSPNQSGSTDGSRRQKHHATSSKEAIAAGEWGDLWCLWNTFSILSMIHIVRKYLRRAFQHQIPPVLATHPACEVALPDSKTLQQFHSRCIRGLSVKRIWEIAFLEGFVNDLLEVMRSVCDRSGGVAIEGFQMDNVRNIIVPFTPLEPYRFQCFLLKDQLDMQVCGQIKLVETLSQSCCHCQSSHAEEVLCLLHWDAKRSDVCGSLSTKDSLLSKSQVTKWFQSTIKQAWEIISHRYQFEVNIGYVDTPGALRVRFRSGKVVNFTMNPVVKFNTDTYFFRSHTTSSSDTIWTLSLEGYEERFFKQMTRYLPVNSCFNQTLEIALFLHRRQTLLTGGSELKDSHFKMALMHLLLIRDPSQWEPSHLEHRLRDLLDFLDKSLEKKTLHHVLVGNPLIRKVAEVPAEFVQADSVNLFHPLMIHDCLHRNAVKHFQEILRNARMLVDDYVHLCSGPMAQ
- the LOC130526655 gene encoding calcium homeostasis modulator protein 1 → MDKFRMMFQFLQSNQESFMNGICGIMALASAQMYSAFEFSCPCMPEYNYSYGIGLLIIPPIWFFMLGFVLNNNVSVLAEEWHRPMGKRTKDTSVLRYMFCSITQRSLIAPAVWVSVTLMDGKSFVCAFSINLDIDRFGNATLWKEMSETERIRLLAKIPCKDLIVNQEIRVAASQYIKCISQACGWTFLLLMTFAAFLIRAIRPCFTQAAFLKTKYWSHYIDIERKMFDETCKEHAKSFAKVCIHQYFENISGEMRSFHHNRSGKDESDDEDDHKRSDEEKLLGIRAQDDMNKVLWNWHSCKPALALRKDQMDVGKNGKVNGEINGAVNGPVNGHTHGTEKREWAVYYSKV
- the zgc:175214 gene encoding RING finger protein 122, which produces MQLFQWCNGCLCASPSWRSEHYCSMTSDIYHLPLNVYVIVLGIGLFVFMLSLIFCCYLFRLKQQGTREQFSYNEVVLKGASKKLSLLGQTCAVCLEEFRTRDELGVCPCSHAFHKKCLLKWLEIRSVCPMCNKPILRLHTDAPQGAEGLMDPEEV